From Fusobacterium sp. DD2:
TACTTTTTTCTTGACATAAACAGTCATATATAATATAATTGATTTATCAATAGTTGACTTATCAATTATATGGTTTTATTTAAGATAATTTATCAGAGGAGGAAGTTATGAAGATAAATGATAGAGTAAAAGAAAAAAATATAGAGTTTAAAAATAGAGTTGTTATGCCACCTATGGCTACAGCAAAGGCCGATGATAATGGATATGTTACAGAGGAAATTTTAAAATATTATGAGGATAAAACAAAGAACAGACTTTTTTCAGCAGTTATAGTTGAGCATAATTTTGTAGATAAAAGAGGAAAGGCACACAGAAACCAGATGTCTGCTGCAGAGGATGGTGCAATAGAAGGACTTAGTAAACTTGCTAAAGTGATTAAAAACAGTGATGCTCTTGCAATACTTCAGATTTCTCATGCAGGAAGTGCAGCTAAAAAAGCTGATATTGGTATGGATCCAGTTGCACCTACTGCAATGATGCACCCATCAAGAAAAGATAAACCTGAAATGCCAGTGGAACTTAGTAGAAAAGAGATTGAGGATATAAGAGACAGATTTATTGCAGCTGCTATAAGAGCTAAAGAAGCAGGATTTGATGGAGTAGAGATTCACTCAGCTCATGGATACCTTTTAGATCAGTTTTTATCACCACTTAGCAATAAAAGAGAAGATGAGTATGGAAAGGATATCTATGGAAGAATAAAACTTCATCTGGATATTATAAGAGGGATTAGAGAGGCAGTTGGAAATGAATATCCTCTATTTATAAGAATGGGAGCTGGAGATTTTATGGAAGGTGGATTATCTAAAGAGGACTCTGTAATTGCAGCAAAGGAATTTGAAAAGGCAGGTATAGATGTGATAGATATATCTGGAGGAATGTGTTTTTACACTATTACAGAGACTAAGCCAGGATATTTTGATGTAATATCTAAGCCAATTCATGATGCAGTGAATATCCCAGTTATACTTACAGGTGGAGTTAAGCATGGAGAGGATATTGTAGATATTCTAAACAGAGATGTCTGTGACCTGGTAGGGGTAGGAAGAGCTGTATTTAGAGATTCAGAGTGGATGGAAAAAGAGGTAAAAGGTTTACTTCACAAATAGTGAATATGTAGGAGTGATTTAAATGAAACTTACAACATTTAGTAATATGTTGCATAAATTGAGATGTGTAGAGCAGAAGATGACTAAAAACTTTGAGGAAGTCACGGGATTTAGTATAACTAGATATGAGATGCTGATTTTTTTAAAAGAGAATGGAGAGTGTCTGCAAAGAGAGATAGCAAAGCACCTGGATATAGATCCTGCAGCTGTAACTAGACATATTAAGATATTGGAGAAGAAGGGATATATAACTAAAAATAGAAATGAAGAAAATGCCAGAGAGATTATAATATCACTTACAGATTTTGCAAAAGATGAACTTGCAAAGTGCAGAAAAAACAGCAGTGATACTGAGTGCAATGTGCCTATTCCACTTAGTCAGGAAGAGATAGATAGATTATCTGAGATATTGGATGAAATAGACAAACGTTTAAATTAGGAGGAAATATTATGAGAAAGAATTTTGGAGCAAAACCATGGAGTTATCCACAACCAGTCTATATTATCGGGACATATGATAAAAATGGATTGCCTGATGCTATGAATGCAGCCTGGGGAGGAATAAGTGAGGTAAATGAGATTTCATTTTGTTTAGCTAAAACACATAAAACTGTTGCAAATATTAAAGAGACAGGAGCTTTTACAGTAAGTATAGCTACACAGGAGTATATGGAAGCTTGTGACTACGTAGGAATTGTTTCTGGAAATAAAGATAAAGATAAATTTGAAAAAGCTGGATTTCATCATGAAAAAAGTGAATTTGTCAATGCTCCTATTATAAAGGAACTTCCAATGACTTTGGAGTGTAAGGTAAAATCTTATGATGATAATACAGAGATTTTAAAAGGGGAGATAGTTAATGTCTCTATAGATGAATCAGTATTAGTTGATTCAAAAGTTGATGTAAAGAAATTGAAACCTATAGTATTTGATCCAGTTAATATGGCTTATTGGAATTTGGGAGAAAAGGTTGGAAAAGCTTTTAACGATGGTAAGAAAATTATAAAGTAAGGTGATAGTATGCATAATGATTTTAAGGATATAGTATTTAATAGACACTCAGTTAAACTGTTTGATGAAAATTTTAAAATTAATCATGATGAAATGCTTGAGATGATAAAAGAAGCTACTAAGGCTCCATCATCAGTAAATATGCAACCTTGGAGATTTCTGGTAGTTGAATCTGAAGAGGCTAAAAAAACATTGCGTCCACTTATAAGATTTAACACAAGACAGAACGATACTTCTTCAGCAATGATTATAATCTTTGGTGACATGAAATGTTATGAAAAAGGAGAACAAATATATAGTGAGACTGTAAAACAGGGATATATGCCTGAAGATGTTAAAAAAGAACTGATGGATGTATTTATGCCAGAATATATGAATGCATCGAGAGAAAAAATGAATGATATAGTTAAAATTGATTCAAGTTTGGCTGCAATGCAATTAATGTTAGTAGCTAGAGCACATGGATATGAAACAAATCCAATAGGAGGATTTGAAGGAGATAAATTGGCCAAGGCTTTTAATCTTGATGAGGAAAGATATGTTCCAGTTATAATAATCGCTATTGGAAAGGGAATAGAGGAACCTCATAAATCAATAAGATTAAATCCAGAAGAGATTACAATGTTTAAATAGAATAGAGAAATGTAAAAATAGATATTAAAATTAAAGATGTTAAGACAAGGAGGTAGTATTATGGAATTTAAGAATTCAAAATCGTATGGTAATATTGTCAATGCGTATAAGGGTGAAGTTGCTGGGGAACTATTATATATCTTTTTAAGTGAAAAACTTTTAAATGAGGGAAATGAGGAGCTTGGAAAGGTATTCAAACAGCTTTCAATTGAAGAAAGAGGACATGTGAATGTACTTAAAAAATATCTAAAAGAGGATGCAGAAAATCATAAGATCTCTGAAAAAGAGATAGAAGCTCTTAAAGATAAATCTCGTGAGGATATTGTAAAACATTTGGAGATGTTCTCAGCTGGTGAGAAAAAAGCTGGAGAGGAAATCTATCCAATGTTTGCAAAAGTTGCAAGTGAAGAAGGATACGATGATATTGCAAAAATGTTTAATGAGCTTGCCAAAGTTGAATTAAAACATGGAATATTATTAGGAGAAGAGCTTAAGAAGTTAAAATAGTATAACCTACAAATAGCTTTTTGTGGCAAGATTAATGTCATGAAAAGCTATTTTTTTATTTGTAAATATGATAAAATCGTGTATACTCTACGAAAGAAATCTATATTGAGGAGGAAAGATAAGATGAGTCAGACAAATTATAGTTTAATGACAAAACAGTTAGAGGGGTTAGCTGAGATAGAAAATCACTATATAGCACTATTTTCTAATTCTTCAGCACTTTTATGGGAGAATATAGAGGATATAAACTGGGCAGGATTTTACTTAATTGAAGGTGGAAGTCTGATGCTTGGACCATTCCAGGGAAAACTTGCATGTTTTAGAATTGAGATAGGAAAAGGTGTATGTGGAACTGCAGTAGCTCAGAAAAAAAGTCTTGTTGTAGAAGATGTACATAAGTTTGATGGGCATATTGCATGTGACAGTAACTCTAATTCTGAAATTGTTATTCCACTTTGGAAAGGGGATAAAATTATAGGAGTTTTAGATATTGACAGTCCTTTATTTAAGAGATTTTGTGATGCTGATAGAGAGGGACTTGAATACTTCTGTAAAAAGC
This genomic window contains:
- a CDS encoding GAF domain-containing protein — its product is MSQTNYSLMTKQLEGLAEIENHYIALFSNSSALLWENIEDINWAGFYLIEGGSLMLGPFQGKLACFRIEIGKGVCGTAVAQKKSLVVEDVHKFDGHIACDSNSNSEIVIPLWKGDKIIGVLDIDSPLFKRFCDADREGLEYFCKKLMEVVKYPDKI
- a CDS encoding ferritin family protein, which translates into the protein MEFKNSKSYGNIVNAYKGEVAGELLYIFLSEKLLNEGNEELGKVFKQLSIEERGHVNVLKKYLKEDAENHKISEKEIEALKDKSREDIVKHLEMFSAGEKKAGEEIYPMFAKVASEEGYDDIAKMFNELAKVELKHGILLGEELKKLK
- a CDS encoding MarR family winged helix-turn-helix transcriptional regulator, which gives rise to MKLTTFSNMLHKLRCVEQKMTKNFEEVTGFSITRYEMLIFLKENGECLQREIAKHLDIDPAAVTRHIKILEKKGYITKNRNEENAREIIISLTDFAKDELAKCRKNSSDTECNVPIPLSQEEIDRLSEILDEIDKRLN
- a CDS encoding NADH:flavin oxidoreductase, encoding MKINDRVKEKNIEFKNRVVMPPMATAKADDNGYVTEEILKYYEDKTKNRLFSAVIVEHNFVDKRGKAHRNQMSAAEDGAIEGLSKLAKVIKNSDALAILQISHAGSAAKKADIGMDPVAPTAMMHPSRKDKPEMPVELSRKEIEDIRDRFIAAAIRAKEAGFDGVEIHSAHGYLLDQFLSPLSNKREDEYGKDIYGRIKLHLDIIRGIREAVGNEYPLFIRMGAGDFMEGGLSKEDSVIAAKEFEKAGIDVIDISGGMCFYTITETKPGYFDVISKPIHDAVNIPVILTGGVKHGEDIVDILNRDVCDLVGVGRAVFRDSEWMEKEVKGLLHK
- a CDS encoding flavin reductase family protein — encoded protein: MRKNFGAKPWSYPQPVYIIGTYDKNGLPDAMNAAWGGISEVNEISFCLAKTHKTVANIKETGAFTVSIATQEYMEACDYVGIVSGNKDKDKFEKAGFHHEKSEFVNAPIIKELPMTLECKVKSYDDNTEILKGEIVNVSIDESVLVDSKVDVKKLKPIVFDPVNMAYWNLGEKVGKAFNDGKKIIK
- a CDS encoding nitroreductase family protein; the protein is MHNDFKDIVFNRHSVKLFDENFKINHDEMLEMIKEATKAPSSVNMQPWRFLVVESEEAKKTLRPLIRFNTRQNDTSSAMIIIFGDMKCYEKGEQIYSETVKQGYMPEDVKKELMDVFMPEYMNASREKMNDIVKIDSSLAAMQLMLVARAHGYETNPIGGFEGDKLAKAFNLDEERYVPVIIIAIGKGIEEPHKSIRLNPEEITMFK